In Citrus sinensis cultivar Valencia sweet orange chromosome 4, DVS_A1.0, whole genome shotgun sequence, one DNA window encodes the following:
- the LOC102626224 gene encoding zinc finger CCCH domain-containing protein 12 produces the protein MSYSRDSSENVVHIIVGNGAPEHWIPNPNDSSVWATEDDYPDDPPSISNSNCQSQTRSNSEQPPNKKSRNGSQDVNSKSKAIGKMFFKTKLCCKFRNGTCPYITNCNFAHSIEELRRPPPNWQEIVAAHEEERASTNEIPREEFQIPSIVSTNFAVETQRSYKGRHCKKFYTEEGCPYGENCTFLHDEQSKNRESVAISLGPGGYGGGGAAAAAAGNNIGVSNVKPSNWKTRICNKWELTGYCPFGNKCHFAHGIQELHRFGGGLLESENKDSSAAPSDAKLVGVPSKTPVDTVVASVTSVPHADVYHMGVPSQRSSIVVQRPGQRSHKKWKGPDKISRIYGDWIDDIE, from the exons ATGAGTTACAGTCGAGATTCAAGTGAAAACGTGGTTCACATCATTGTGGGAAATGGAGCACCAGAGCACTGGATTCCAAATCCTAACGATTCATCTGTTTGGGCAACTGAAGACGATTACCCAGATGACCCTCCTTCAATCTCCAATTCCAACTGTCAGTCCCAAACAAGGTCAAACAGCGAGCAACCACCAAATAAGAAGTCAAGAAACGGCTCCCAAGAtgtgaattccaagtcaaaagCAATTGGCAAAATGTTTTTCAAGACAAAGCTATGTTGCAAGTTTCGCAATGGAACCTGCCCTTATATAACTAACTGCAACTTTGCGCACAGCATTGAAGAGCTTCGTCGACCGCCTCCTAATTGGCAGGAAATAGTAGCAGCTCATGAAGAGGAAAGAGCGAGTACAAATGAAATTCCTCGAGAGGAATTTCAAATCCCATCTATAGTTTCAACTAATTTCGCTGTTGAGACACAGAGATCATATAAAGGGAGGCACTGCAAGAAGTTTTATACAGAAGAGGGCTGTCCTTATGGAGAAAACTGCACGTTCTTGCATGATGAACAGAGCAAGAATAGGGAGAGTGTGGCAATAAGTTTGGGGCCTGGAGGCTATGGTGGAGGGGGagcagctgctgctgctgctggaaATAATATTGGAGTATCTAATGTGAAGCCATCCAATTGGAAGACTAGGATTTGCAACAAGTGGGAGCTTACGGGGTACTGCCCATTTGGGAATAAATGTCATTTTGCGCATGGGATTCAAG AATTACACCGATTTGGTGGAGGCCTTTTGGAGTCGGAAAATAAAGATTCTTCTGCTGCCCCTTCCGACGCAAAGCTAGTAGGAGTGCCTTCAAAAACACCAGTTGATACTGTGGTTGCATCAGTTACTTCAGTGCCTCATGCAGATGTTTACCATATGGGAGTTCCATCACAAAGATCGTCTATTGTAGTCCAGAGGCCGGGGCAAAGATCTCACAAAAAATGGAAGGGTCCGGACAAAATCAGTCGGATATATGGTGACTGGATTGATGATATTGAATAG